Proteins found in one Campylobacter lari genomic segment:
- a CDS encoding pilus assembly FimT family protein translates to MKQAFTLIELVFVCVILSLLFSMGYVYYKPDYLRLGAEQVLNDIKYTRHLALIQNDFRAKDFNIAKREWFKAKWQLYFIRSKSATNNEQTYTIFLDKNGDGNANIGKNMINKDREIAVDIINPDILMNSGQSGVINQNDFKANLKYNIEKTYGISKVLFEGVCKGSTRLVFDDYGRLYTPLKNATRIYDKLASFNNDCIIRLSNNKDQHICIVINPISGYAHIPKFDQNNKQSMIINNKVISCDDM, encoded by the coding sequence ATGAAGCAAGCTTTTACTTTAATAGAACTAGTTTTTGTTTGTGTTATATTATCCTTATTATTTTCTATGGGCTATGTTTATTATAAACCTGATTACTTGCGTTTGGGAGCTGAACAAGTTTTAAATGATATTAAATACACAAGACACTTAGCTTTAATACAAAATGATTTTAGGGCAAAAGATTTTAACATTGCTAAACGAGAGTGGTTTAAGGCTAAATGGCAGCTATATTTTATACGATCTAAATCCGCTACCAATAATGAGCAAACTTATACTATTTTTTTGGATAAAAACGGTGATGGAAATGCAAATATAGGTAAAAATATGATTAATAAAGACAGAGAAATAGCTGTTGATATTATTAACCCTGACATATTAATGAACTCAGGTCAAAGTGGAGTGATAAATCAAAATGACTTCAAAGCAAATTTAAAATATAATATAGAAAAAACTTATGGTATATCTAAGGTTTTATTTGAAGGTGTTTGCAAAGGTAGTACGCGTTTAGTTTTTGATGATTATGGTCGTTTATATACGCCTTTAAAAAATGCTACACGCATTTATGACAAACTTGCATCTTTTAACAATGATTGTATTATAAGATTATCTAATAACAAAGATCAACATATATGTATAGTTATAAATCCCATAAGTGGTTATGCTCATATTCCTAAATTTGATCAAAACAACAAGCAATCAATGATAATAAATAATAAAGTCATAAGTTGTGATGATATGTAA
- a CDS encoding glycosyltransferase family 39 protein has protein sequence MKRYLLAVLFFDFCALLYGISTLSISYNEAQIYFYDHSLVAMIARFGTALFGQNDFGLRLPFVLLHSLSCVLLYILALRYTKTSFDAFISVVLFILLPGSVASALLVNESSIVIFFTLLILVLFEYKKIFLFYVLLVLVLFIDGNFAILYLSFFFYAIYKKDKLLILCSLILFAIAMSVYGFDASGKPKGYFLDTLGIFAACFSPLIFLYFFYVVYRILLQEDKPLLWFISATTFVFCLIFSIRQRLFLEDFLPFCVVCTPLLIRYLMSSYRSRMPQLRLKHKIFIECSLIFLLFFYLGIIFNQSFYYLLKDPKKHFAYDYNIAKELALNLKQQNLTHIFIQDKELALRLEFYGISKGKLELYSSKKASKIYVSLGKHKVYYSIK, from the coding sequence ATGAAAAGGTATTTACTAGCTGTTTTATTTTTTGATTTTTGTGCTTTACTATATGGCATAAGCACTTTATCTATAAGTTATAACGAAGCACAAATTTATTTTTACGATCATAGCTTAGTTGCTATGATCGCTAGATTTGGTACTGCTCTTTTTGGTCAAAATGATTTTGGATTAAGACTACCTTTTGTTTTATTACATTCTTTAAGTTGTGTTTTATTGTACATTTTAGCTTTAAGATATACTAAAACCTCTTTTGATGCTTTTATTTCTGTGGTGCTTTTTATATTACTTCCTGGCAGTGTTGCTAGTGCTTTGCTTGTTAATGAATCAAGTATTGTGATATTTTTTACCCTTTTAATTTTAGTATTATTTGAATATAAAAAAATATTTTTATTTTATGTTTTATTAGTTTTAGTTCTTTTTATAGATGGAAATTTTGCAATTTTATACTTATCTTTTTTCTTTTATGCTATTTATAAAAAGGATAAATTGCTTATTTTATGCTCTTTGATTTTATTTGCTATTGCAATGAGTGTTTATGGATTTGATGCAAGTGGAAAACCTAAGGGGTATTTTTTGGATACTTTGGGTATTTTTGCAGCTTGTTTTTCTCCTTTGATTTTTCTTTATTTTTTTTATGTTGTTTATAGAATTCTTTTACAAGAAGATAAACCACTTTTATGGTTTATTAGTGCAACTACTTTTGTTTTTTGTTTAATTTTTTCTATAAGACAAAGACTTTTTTTAGAAGATTTTTTACCTTTTTGTGTGGTTTGCACCCCTTTGTTGATTCGTTATTTAATGTCTTCTTATCGCTCAAGAATGCCACAACTGCGCTTAAAACATAAAATTTTTATAGAATGCTCTTTGATATTTTTATTGTTTTTTTATCTTGGTATTATTTTTAATCAAAGTTTTTATTATTTATTAAAAGATCCAAAAAAACATTTTGCCTATGATTATAACATAGCTAAAGAATTAGCACTAAATTTAAAACAACAAAATCTCACACATATTTTCATCCAAGATAAAGAACTAGCTTTAAGACTTGAATTTTATGGTATTTCTAAAGGTAAACTAGAGCTTTATTCTAGTAAAAAAGCTAGTAAGATATATGTTAGTTTGGGTAAGCATAAAGTTTATTATTCTATAAAATGA
- a CDS encoding major outer membrane protein, with protein sequence MKLVKLSLVAALAAGAFSAANAVSLEEAIKDIEVSGMMRYRFESDRLEQGNTVSNGYNGAKENRHRFKSQINFKAALDDNFKAFVQFQYDSTGELGFNSPTAKAETNTAQGFDVEQAYLEYTNEAYATSVIFGKMEVGSIWTDDAIGTGAKIINNSIEGLTFAGYWFDSFNVTDDGDFTGLGIADASLYGAAVLGDFDPFAFQLWAAYSNNWAFLYAVDASYKFSFNDVANFKIQGQYLGNSLDSDKEKLGLDNGNFYAAQLQGQISAFDFQAGIVGYGEKDKATIVTLEDKGRVIAPAEQIFYSSEGSDLRGSTGDNFYYFAGLGYTFAETVRVGFDYVGGKSEQVGYDIDKNEYIARLSYKYSPKLTFSGFYSYLTEDFNQQGVDDTKDQFIRLEALYKF encoded by the coding sequence ATGAAACTAGTTAAACTTAGTTTAGTAGCAGCTTTAGCTGCAGGTGCTTTTTCAGCAGCTAATGCTGTTTCACTTGAAGAAGCTATAAAAGATATTGAAGTATCAGGAATGATGAGATACAGATTTGAATCTGATAGATTAGAACAAGGAAACACTGTTTCTAATGGCTACAACGGTGCTAAAGAAAACAGACATAGATTTAAATCGCAAATCAACTTTAAAGCAGCTTTAGATGATAACTTCAAAGCTTTCGTTCAATTCCAATATGACAGTACAGGTGAGTTAGGTTTTAATAGCCCAACTGCTAAAGCTGAAACAAACACAGCTCAAGGTTTTGATGTTGAACAAGCATACTTAGAATATACTAATGAAGCTTATGCTACAAGCGTAATTTTCGGTAAAATGGAAGTTGGTTCAATTTGGACTGATGATGCTATCGGTACAGGAGCTAAAATCATCAATAACTCTATTGAAGGTTTAACTTTTGCTGGTTATTGGTTTGACAGCTTTAACGTTACAGATGATGGCGATTTCACTGGTTTAGGTATAGCTGATGCTTCTTTATATGGTGCTGCTGTATTAGGTGATTTTGATCCATTTGCTTTCCAACTATGGGCTGCTTATTCAAACAACTGGGCATTTTTATATGCTGTAGATGCTAGCTATAAATTTAGCTTCAATGATGTAGCTAACTTCAAAATCCAAGGTCAATACTTAGGAAATAGCTTAGATAGCGACAAAGAAAAATTAGGTCTTGATAATGGTAATTTCTATGCTGCTCAATTACAAGGCCAAATTTCAGCATTTGATTTCCAAGCAGGTATTGTTGGTTATGGTGAAAAAGATAAAGCTACTATAGTAACATTAGAAGATAAAGGTAGAGTAATCGCTCCAGCAGAGCAAATTTTCTATTCATCTGAAGGTAGTGACTTAAGAGGTAGCACTGGTGACAATTTCTATTACTTTGCAGGCTTAGGTTACACTTTTGCTGAAACTGTAAGAGTAGGATTTGACTATGTAGGTGGTAAATCTGAACAAGTTGGTTATGATATAGATAAAAATGAATATATTGCAAGATTATCTTATAAATACAGCCCAAAACTTACATTTAGTGGCTTCTATTCTTACCTAACTGAAGATTTCAATCAGCAAGGTGTTGATGATACAAAAGATCAGTTCATCAGACTTGAAGCTCTATACAAATTCTAA
- a CDS encoding monoheme c-type cytochrome — protein MKKIILVLTFLASALFAKDMFIFNEKVDLLDSVSKKVVGQIYEGSKVELIKEEGEYSLVKVKGEVVESNPKSLAYTKDGIYLLLTLNAKNANNEMEFLVKSKDLTDQEILAWDEIELTYYDTCTSCHAAHKPKEHLMEEWDAYLSAMQGFAKITDAEKDRILRFLQSHASNGPVKLD, from the coding sequence ATGAAGAAAATTATATTAGTATTGACTTTTTTAGCTAGTGCTTTATTTGCTAAAGATATGTTTATTTTTAATGAAAAAGTAGATCTTTTAGATAGTGTTAGCAAGAAGGTAGTAGGACAAATTTATGAAGGCTCTAAAGTAGAGCTTATAAAAGAAGAGGGCGAATATTCTTTAGTCAAAGTTAAAGGTGAGGTTGTAGAGTCAAATCCAAAAAGTCTTGCCTATACTAAAGATGGAATTTATCTTTTGCTTACTTTAAATGCTAAAAATGCAAATAATGAGATGGAGTTTTTAGTTAAAAGTAAAGATTTAACCGATCAAGAAATTCTTGCTTGGGATGAGATAGAATTAACCTATTATGATACTTGTACAAGTTGTCATGCAGCGCATAAGCCAAAAGAGCATTTAATGGAAGAATGGGATGCATACTTATCTGCTATGCAAGGTTTTGCAAAAATTACTGACGCAGAAAAAGATAGAATTTTAAGATTTTTACAATCTCACGCAAGCAATGGACCTGTAAAACTTGACTAA
- a CDS encoding YaaA family protein, whose translation MKILFSPSESKSKTDTHTCIRSKSFIFTDLYNKRLEVINKYKNFIQQCKEDELAVFFGVKDKNEIYDFTQDILKKDTAKAIQRYNGVAFEYLNYNNLDKKSKKYIDENVLIFSNLFGPILAKDLIPYYKLKQGEKIKDFNIEKFYKENFSDIIDKFLENELIIDLRAKFYEKFYTIKKPFLTLTFLKNSKTLSHFAKAYRGKILRILASKNIHSKEALLENLPNELKIKEIKIQGLKEEIILDIVS comes from the coding sequence ATGAAAATTCTATTTTCTCCTAGTGAAAGTAAGAGTAAAACAGATACACATACTTGCATACGCAGCAAATCTTTTATATTTACTGACCTATATAATAAAAGACTTGAAGTAATTAATAAATATAAAAATTTTATACAGCAGTGTAAGGAAGATGAGCTTGCGGTTTTTTTTGGCGTAAAAGACAAAAATGAAATATATGATTTCACTCAAGATATACTAAAAAAAGATACAGCTAAAGCTATTCAAAGATATAATGGAGTTGCCTTTGAATATTTAAATTATAATAATTTAGATAAAAAATCAAAAAAATATATAGATGAGAATGTTTTGATATTTTCTAATCTTTTTGGACCTATTTTAGCAAAGGACTTAATACCTTATTATAAATTAAAACAAGGTGAAAAAATAAAGGATTTTAATATAGAGAAATTTTATAAAGAAAATTTCTCTGATATAATTGATAAATTTTTAGAAAATGAGTTAATAATCGATCTTAGAGCTAAATTCTATGAAAAATTTTATACTATTAAAAAGCCTTTTTTAACTCTCACTTTTTTAAAAAATTCCAAAACTTTAAGTCATTTTGCAAAAGCTTATAGGGGTAAAATACTAAGAATATTAGCAAGTAAAAATATACATAGCAAAGAAGCTTTGCTTGAAAATCTACCTAATGAATTAAAAATAAAAGAAATTAAAATACAAGGATTAAAAGAAGAGATAATTTTAGATATAGTAAGCTAA